The Methylomonas sp. UP202 DNA window CCAACAAGGATTCTATATTGCGATGGACAATCGCTTGTTGATTCAACGCCTTCGCATGGAATTGACGTATTTGGCACACCACTGGGACAGCCCTAAGCCGCCAATCTTCGTCATCAACGTCAAGGACAACATGCTGCACGGCGCCGATCGCGAAATGTTGCTGGATTTCATCCAGCAAATCGGCTCCGGCAAATTGGCCGACATCGAGGTTAGGCTCGGCCTGTTAACCGAATTCGCGGCCGACTCCTGTCGTGAGAAAATCGGTTATCTGCATGATTTTCGCTTTTCGGAGCCGCGGCGTGACGACGCCGAGCGCCCCTGCGCGCACGCCATGCCGCACGAGGCCGCCACCCCACAACCTTTGGACAGCTATACGCTGACCGCCTGGGAAATCGGCGACGATGCGTTGTTACTAGAGCAATTGCGCGGCAACGGCAATCTGTATGCGCAACTGGAAGCCTTAAGTCTGCTCGGCGGCCGCCACGGCTTGGACCATCCTGTGCGCTTGGCCGGCCAGGAGTATTCGGTGCGCGACCTGCTGGAAGAGGTTTACGCCCGCGCCGGCGACCGCCACGTCTGGTACATCGTGCGTCGCGCGGCCGGCATTCTCGGCAAGTACGATATCAATCTGGAACAGGCGGCGACCGACATCCTGGTCCGCCAACACGGCTTGACCGTCGGCCGCGCCTACAGCGGCAAAGCCACGTTACGGCGGCCGACCGACTCCTGGGAAATACTGCAAACCATCCGTAGCTTTAACAATCAGGATAGCAATCAGCACATTGTCATCCAGGAATTGATCATTTATTTAGGTATGCTGATCAAACTCAAGCCAGAATTGTTTGCCGATATGCATACGATACGGGTCGGCCATATTCTGCAGCTGATCGTGGCCCGGCAAAAACGCGCCAGCCAAGTTTCGCTGGACCAAGCATTTACCGAGGTATTAGGTCTGCCGCCGCACCGACTGGTGGAACTGCTCAGAGAAACTTTAGAGGATTACGGCAATAGCCAAACCCAACTAGGCTTGGTGGAAACCCTGCATTACGACGGCGCGCAACGCGACTTGAGTTCGGCTCGCTTCCCGGCAACGATGAACCCGAATCGCGGCGACTCCGAGGACTGGTACGACTGGCGCGAACGCCAAGGCAGCGTCGGCCGTGAAAACGACGCTTTTTTCACCGGCGTTTGGACGGTACTGGAGCGTTGCCAGGGCCTGATGATAGGCGAAAAAATCAACGGTATGCGCCGGCTCGACAGCGAGACCACGCTGTCGCAGATGACGCCAGGCGAGCAAACCTTTAAATTGCACGTCAATCACGTACTCAATAAAATTCAGGCGCCGGTCTACCGGCAATTGACCGCCGAGGCATTGCGAGCGCTGGGTTCTATTTTCCGGGACAACCCGGCCTTACGGGTGGACGATACGATAGTCACCGACATTCTGATCGGCCATGCCGTCAGAATCTGCTGGCTGCACGATCACCCTGACCACCGCGACCAATACGAAAATTACGTGTCGCTGGCTTGGCAGGCCTTTTATCAACTGCCGCCCCACGCCGTTGCCAACGGCATTCTCGACGCCCTGATGCATTTACTCGACACGCCCAACGCCCAGTGAGGACCGATATGATTTTAGCCGGCGACATCGGCGGTACCAAAACGGTGCTAGCCTTAATTGAACCATTAGCCGACGGCACGCTGCACAGCGTGCGCGAACAAACGTTTGCCAGCCGTGAATTCCTGGACTTCGAGGAGATTTTGGACTTATTCCTCGCCGATCAGCCCCCGCCAACGTCAGCCT harbors:
- a CDS encoding glycoside hydrolase family 15 protein, which produces MTQPSSDALDQYYRQVHDIILSRQNWISGLLPASTAVTVHGNYTDAWVRDNVYSILAAWGLALAYRKADDGRERAYLLEQSVVKLMRGLLTAMMRQAPKVEKFKHSQDPLDALHAKYNTQTGEIVVADNEWGHLQLDATSLFLLMLAQMIESGLRIVFSVDEVNFVQNLVHYVSRAYRTPDYGIWERGNKMNHGIAELNASSIGMAKAALEAMSGFNLFGKGGGQTAIIHVVADDIARTRITLESLLPRESISKEVDSAVLSITGFPAFAVDNAALREKTEALIIEKLQGRYGCKRFLLDGHQTVIEDHQRLHYEPSELKQFMDIECEWPLFFSYLLLNRLFADDADGVRDYRRRLEHLLVERNGQWLLPELYLVPEPAIIAEKRHPHSQERVPNENVPLVWAQSLFILGCLLQDGLVTLDDIDPLGRYKSTRLYNRTPLQVALLADSEAVQADLHATGIVSQTLGEIAPIQVREASELAAAYTQVGRNDRIGLTGRPLRQIRSLATSRLYLLAGEPLLFLPQFMNQQGFYIAMDNRLLIQRLRMELTYLAHHWDSPKPPIFVINVKDNMLHGADREMLLDFIQQIGSGKLADIEVRLGLLTEFAADSCREKIGYLHDFRFSEPRRDDAERPCAHAMPHEAATPQPLDSYTLTAWEIGDDALLLEQLRGNGNLYAQLEALSLLGGRHGLDHPVRLAGQEYSVRDLLEEVYARAGDRHVWYIVRRAAGILGKYDINLEQAATDILVRQHGLTVGRAYSGKATLRRPTDSWEILQTIRSFNNQDSNQHIVIQELIIYLGMLIKLKPELFADMHTIRVGHILQLIVARQKRASQVSLDQAFTEVLGLPPHRLVELLRETLEDYGNSQTQLGLVETLHYDGAQRDLSSARFPATMNPNRGDSEDWYDWRERQGSVGRENDAFFTGVWTVLERCQGLMIGEKINGMRRLDSETTLSQMTPGEQTFKLHVNHVLNKIQAPVYRQLTAEALRALGSIFRDNPALRVDDTIVTDILIGHAVRICWLHDHPDHRDQYENYVSLAWQAFYQLPPHAVANGILDALMHLLDTPNAQ